In Anaerococcus prevotii DSM 20548, the genomic window TCTTAGGTCTGCATGACTTATATCAGAGTGGGCTTCTCCAGCAAGACCATAGATCCAAAATCCCTTATCCTTAAGGTCCTTTATGGTCCTAGTTAGATTGGTAACCCTTACTACCTTGATATTATTAATTGCTCCAGCACTGGTCTTATATACTGTAGAAGTTACAGAAGCTGATCTTCTTTCTGGAATTATAACTGCATCGAAGCCAAAGCTTTCTGCGCTCCTTATAATAGCGCCTAGGTTGTGAGGGTCTTCGATTTTATCTAGGATTATAAGCCTTGAAGAATCTGATAAGTCCTCCAAGCTAGAATACTTAAAAGATTCGACCTCAAGCATGACGCCCTGGTGGTTCATATCTATCTTATCAAAAAATCTCTTATCTACAAAGGATATTTCTATATTTTTTTGATTTAGTTTATCTATTATCTTATCTACCAGCTTGGAATTTTGCTTTAAGATATAGGCCTTGTAGACTTTAATGTCTGTATCTAGGGTGTCTAGAACCGGCTTTCTTCCATATATCTTATCCATTAGCTAATCTCCCACTTGACACCTTCTCTGGTATCTTTAATAGTAATTCCCATAGAAGAAAGCTCATCTCTTATCTTATCTGCTGTAGCAAAGTCCTTGGCCTTTTTAGCTTCGCTTCTTTTTGCTATTAGCTCTTCGATTTTTTCCTCATCTACATCAGCTTCTTTCTTCTTGGCAAGAAGGCCTAAGCTTTCGAAAAGCTCCTTGTAGAGCTTATAAGTTTTATCTACAAGATCTTTACTTGATGATGAATCAAGCTTTGTGTTTACAAACTTCGCTATATCAAATAAAACTGTTATAGCATCAGCTGTGTTTAAGTCATCATCCATCACTTCGATAAACTTATCCTTAAAGTCCTTAAGGTTATTTTCTAGATCTTTCTCTTCTTCTGATAGGTCCTTGTCCTCTGCCTTATCCAATAGCTCTTCTAGTCTAAAGTAAGCATTGGTTAGTCTTTGCAGAGATGCCTTGGCCTGCTCTATTATTTCTCTCGTGAAGTTGATTGGTTGTCTGTAATTTGTTGTAAGTAGCCAGAATCTAATAATAGATAGGTCGTATTCCTTCTTGATATCGTGAAGGGTAAAGAAGTTTCCCAAAGACTTGCTCATCTTTGTTCCGTCAACTTGGATCATCCCATTGTGCATCCAGTAATTGGCAAAGGTCTTTTCATTAAGGCCTTCTGATTGAGCGATTTCGTTTTCGTGATGAGGAAATTCCAAGTCTTCTCCGCCAGCGTGAATGTCTATAGTCTCTCCTAAGATTTTCTTACTCATGGTAGAGCATTCTATGTGCCAGCCAGGTCTTCCCTCTCCCCATGGAGATTTCCAGCTTATTTCGCCTTCTTTTTTGGTTTTCTTCCACAAGGCAAAATCTACTGGGGATTTTTTCTTAGATCCATCAGCAGTATCTAGTCTATTGCTTGCTCCGTGGATTAGATCTTCTATGTTTTTTCCTGAAAGCTTACCGTAA contains:
- the rlmB gene encoding 23S rRNA (guanosine(2251)-2'-O)-methyltransferase RlmB, translated to MDKIYGRKPVLDTLDTDIKVYKAYILKQNSKLVDKIIDKLNQKNIEISFVDKRFFDKIDMNHQGVMLEVESFKYSSLEDLSDSSRLIILDKIEDPHNLGAIIRSAESFGFDAVIIPERRSASVTSTVYKTSAGAINNIKVVRVTNLTRTIKDLKDKGFWIYGLAGEAHSDISHADLRGKVGLVVGNEGEGISRLVRENCDMLINIPMLGRVNSLNASVAAAISMYELLRQNGFN
- the cysS gene encoding cysteine--tRNA ligase; its protein translation is MKIHNTLTRQKEEFIPIEENKIRMYVCGPTVYDYMHIGNARPLVVFDTFRRYMQFKGYDVKYVVNFTDVDDKIINKSIAEGITTKEVTDKYIAAYMEDAKDLNIDEDDTIHPRATEVMDDIISFVKGLVDKGMAYESEGDVYFDVSKADDYGKLSGKNIEDLIHGASNRLDTADGSKKKSPVDFALWKKTKKEGEISWKSPWGEGRPGWHIECSTMSKKILGETIDIHAGGEDLEFPHHENEIAQSEGLNEKTFANYWMHNGMIQVDGTKMSKSLGNFFTLHDIKKEYDLSIIRFWLLTTNYRQPINFTREIIEQAKASLQRLTNAYFRLEELLDKAEDKDLSEEEKDLENNLKDFKDKFIEVMDDDLNTADAITVLFDIAKFVNTKLDSSSSKDLVDKTYKLYKELFESLGLLAKKKEADVDEEKIEELIAKRSEAKKAKDFATADKIRDELSSMGITIKDTREGVKWEIS